A genomic segment from Tolypothrix sp. NIES-4075 encodes:
- a CDS encoding carbamoyltransferase family protein, translating to MQILGISAYYHDSAAALVVDGEIVAAAQEERFSRKKHDAKFPGGAIAYCLKEAATSLQDIDQIVFYDKPLVKFERLLETYLAYAPKGLSSFITSMPIWLKEKLYLKTLLKKELAKLAECKTSQLPPVLFTEHHQAHAASAFFPSPFERAAVLCLDGVGEWATTSVWLGFGHQLTPQWQIDFPHSLGLLYSAFTYYIGFKVNSGEYKLMGLAPYGEPKYVDQILNHLLDLKEDGTFRLNMDYFNYSVGLTMTNHKFHALFGSPPRQGEGKLTQKDMDLASSIQNVTEEVVLRLAKTVKKELNVDYLCLAGGVALNCVANGRIVRESEFKDIWIQPAAGDAGGAVGAALAIWHQYHEKPRIPRAGDGAERPLLFETLRERDAPLGAAKGDRMRGSYLGPSFTTAEIIESLNTVNARYQQLDDNELMPSLAEILEQGNVVGWFSGRMEFGPRALGGRSIIGDPRSPKMQSVMNLKIKYRESFRPFAPSVLAERVSDYFDIDRSSPYMLLVAPVKEKLHIKMTQEQKQLFGIDKLNIPRSQIPAVTHVDYSARIQTVHKETNSRYYELIRHFEAKTGCAVLVNTSFNVRGEPIVCTPEDAYRCFMRTEMDYLVIENLLLAKSEQPKGNFDESWKTEFELD from the coding sequence ATGCAGATTCTCGGAATTTCAGCCTACTACCACGATAGCGCCGCCGCTTTAGTTGTGGATGGTGAAATTGTTGCCGCAGCGCAGGAAGAACGTTTTTCTAGGAAAAAGCACGATGCTAAATTTCCCGGAGGTGCGATCGCTTACTGTTTAAAAGAGGCAGCCACCAGCTTACAAGATATCGATCAAATTGTTTTTTACGACAAGCCATTAGTCAAATTTGAGCGTCTGCTGGAAACTTATTTAGCCTATGCGCCAAAGGGATTAAGCTCGTTTATCACCTCCATGCCCATCTGGTTAAAAGAAAAGCTTTACCTCAAGACACTCTTAAAAAAAGAACTGGCAAAACTCGCAGAGTGCAAAACTTCCCAATTGCCCCCTGTATTGTTTACCGAACATCACCAAGCCCATGCAGCTTCTGCCTTTTTTCCCAGCCCTTTCGAGCGGGCTGCCGTTTTGTGCTTAGATGGGGTAGGAGAGTGGGCAACCACTTCGGTCTGGCTAGGATTCGGACATCAGCTCACCCCGCAATGGCAAATTGATTTTCCCCACTCCCTCGGTCTGCTCTATTCAGCCTTCACCTACTACATCGGGTTCAAAGTTAACTCCGGTGAGTACAAGCTGATGGGTTTAGCTCCCTACGGTGAACCCAAATATGTAGACCAAATCCTCAACCATCTGTTGGATCTCAAAGAAGATGGCACCTTTCGGTTGAACATGGACTACTTCAACTACAGTGTAGGGTTAACCATGACCAACCATAAATTCCATGCTCTATTTGGGAGTCCACCACGCCAAGGAGAAGGAAAACTCACTCAAAAAGACATGGATCTGGCAAGTTCCATCCAAAATGTCACCGAAGAAGTAGTACTGCGTCTGGCAAAAACTGTCAAAAAAGAACTGAATGTAGACTATTTATGTTTAGCTGGTGGTGTCGCCCTCAACTGTGTAGCCAACGGAAGGATTGTCAGAGAAAGTGAGTTCAAAGATATTTGGATTCAACCAGCAGCCGGAGACGCTGGTGGTGCGGTGGGAGCAGCCTTAGCTATTTGGCATCAGTACCACGAAAAACCGCGCATCCCAAGAGCAGGCGATGGCGCAGAGCGCCCGCTTCTCTTCGAGACGCTACGCGAACGCGATGCTCCTTTAGGAGCCGCCAAGGGCGATCGCATGAGGGGTAGTTATCTCGGTCCAAGCTTTACCACAGCAGAGATTATTGAGTCTCTCAATACCGTTAATGCTCGTTACCAGCAACTTGACGATAACGAACTCATGCCTAGTTTAGCAGAAATTTTAGAACAGGGTAACGTCGTCGGTTGGTTCTCTGGACGGATGGAGTTTGGACCGCGTGCTTTAGGAGGACGTTCTATTATTGGCGATCCCCGCAGTCCCAAAATGCAATCGGTAATGAACCTGAAAATTAAATATCGCGAGTCCTTCCGTCCATTTGCCCCTTCGGTGTTAGCAGAAAGAGTCTCGGACTACTTTGACATTGACCGCTCTAGCCCCTATATGCTGCTGGTAGCGCCAGTCAAAGAAAAACTCCATATTAAAATGACCCAGGAGCAAAAGCAACTATTTGGTATTGACAAATTGAACATTCCTCGTTCCCAAATTCCAGCGGTAACACACGTCGATTACTCTGCTCGCATCCAGACTGTTCACAAGGAAACTAATTCTCGCTACTACGAATTGATTCGTCATTTTGAAGCCAAAACTGGCTGTGCGGTACTGGTGAATACTTCGTTTAATGTCCGTGGCGAACCGATTGTTTGTACTCCCGAAGATGCCTATCGATGTTTTATGAGAACCGAGATGGACTATTTGGTGATTGAGAATTTATTGTTAGCCAAATCAGAACAACCAAAAGGCAATTTTGATGAGTCGTGGAAAACAGAATTTGAATTAGATTAG
- a CDS encoding DUF4231 domain-containing protein → MTTSEITTEQKNQTGNSYTGEKSSSSGQKILFTLKAFEYLLLAAIICSGIILFILPDNKQAVITGAVSLTISIFLLLINRQAFEESKNAANQFSIAQKAELYTSLLTNSNSLEKNSFTPARAKALQYCQDMIDDYKKTRNLSRNLYYFLQIATVILSGVTPILVLVDKLEAGQAWLKWLPVICPAIASIVASIVTSFPFQKNALAANTAIELLEAEQEKFILGVTPSYRCYDVSSETEQQQKASQAIEQFIVQVNNIHLQQLQPTEEKQSEKTESAASNESKSEQSQQS, encoded by the coding sequence ATGACTACTTCTGAAATAACTACTGAGCAGAAAAACCAGACAGGAAATTCCTATACAGGAGAAAAATCCTCTTCATCAGGTCAAAAAATCTTATTTACCTTGAAGGCGTTTGAGTATTTATTACTAGCTGCTATTATCTGTTCTGGCATAATTCTTTTTATTTTACCAGATAATAAACAAGCTGTAATTACTGGAGCAGTTTCTCTGACTATTTCAATTTTTTTGTTACTCATCAACAGACAAGCGTTTGAAGAGTCTAAGAATGCCGCTAACCAGTTTAGTATTGCCCAAAAAGCTGAACTATATACTTCTCTATTGACCAATAGTAACTCCTTGGAAAAAAATTCGTTCACTCCAGCAAGAGCAAAGGCTTTACAGTATTGCCAAGATATGATTGACGATTATAAAAAAACTCGCAATCTATCGAGAAATCTTTACTATTTTTTGCAAATTGCAACTGTTATTTTATCAGGAGTCACACCAATTTTAGTTTTGGTTGACAAATTGGAAGCAGGACAAGCTTGGCTCAAGTGGCTCCCCGTAATCTGTCCGGCTATTGCCTCTATAGTTGCCAGTATAGTTACCTCTTTTCCTTTTCAGAAGAATGCGCTTGCTGCTAACACAGCGATTGAATTGTTAGAGGCTGAACAAGAGAAATTTATATTAGGAGTAACTCCGTCTTATCGTTGCTATGATGTGTCTAGCGAAACTGAACAGCAACAAAAAGCAAGTCAGGCAATAGAACAGTTTATTGTTCAAGTGAATAACATTCATCTCCAGCAACTGCAACCAACCGAAGAGAAGCAGTCAGAGAAGACAGAATCAGCTGCATCTAACGAGTCAAAATCTGAGCAAAGTCAACAAAGTTAA
- a CDS encoding SGNH/GDSL hydrolase family protein: protein MTKLNRWVKLALTGVLILSGLLVGLGIVEIGLRIAGIEYKTFYTVDEHRGWVLRPLVSGWYRSEGESYVQINSDGFRDREHTLVKPENTLRIALLGDSFVEALQVPLEKGFAAVIERTLSDCPAKAVQKVEVINFGVSGYGTAQELITLREKVWDYSPDIVLLAFFTGNDLTDNSRTIFEKKGLDKKVLDKVHLFKPYFELKDDRLVLDESYVNTDTYRSALSWWNQAYIKIEDRSRILQVLHHGQSVFERLLNQSLKSVAKLPIEEQDLKFIFDRDIYKPPTDPDRQQAWQVTEKIISLMHNEVIAKKADFAVVTLSDNAPAHPDPSVRQEYMQALGVADLFYPEKRIKDLGEREGFSVLNLGPTFQAYAEQNHVCLHGFDNAVPCGGHWNALGHQLAGKMIASKLCEKFPSIATNQVQ, encoded by the coding sequence ATGACAAAATTGAATCGCTGGGTAAAGCTAGCGCTGACAGGAGTATTGATTCTCAGCGGGCTACTCGTTGGATTGGGAATCGTGGAAATTGGCTTACGCATTGCGGGGATAGAGTACAAGACATTTTATACTGTTGATGAACATAGAGGTTGGGTACTGCGACCATTAGTTTCCGGCTGGTATCGCAGCGAAGGTGAATCCTATGTCCAGATCAACAGTGATGGCTTTCGCGATCGAGAACACACCTTGGTCAAACCAGAAAATACCCTCAGGATAGCGTTGCTGGGAGATTCCTTTGTAGAGGCTTTGCAAGTACCATTGGAAAAAGGTTTTGCGGCAGTCATAGAACGTACACTAAGTGATTGTCCAGCCAAAGCTGTACAAAAGGTGGAAGTGATTAACTTCGGGGTTAGTGGTTATGGAACAGCCCAAGAACTAATTACCCTACGGGAGAAAGTCTGGGACTATTCACCTGATATCGTACTGCTAGCGTTTTTTACTGGCAACGATTTGACTGACAACTCCCGTACTATCTTTGAAAAAAAAGGTTTAGATAAAAAAGTTTTAGATAAGGTTCATTTATTCAAACCATATTTTGAATTAAAAGACGATCGTCTCGTTCTTGATGAGTCATATGTCAATACAGATACCTATCGTTCAGCTTTGTCGTGGTGGAACCAAGCTTATATCAAAATCGAAGATCGCTCACGAATTTTACAGGTTTTGCACCACGGACAATCTGTTTTTGAGAGACTTTTGAATCAATCTTTGAAATCAGTAGCAAAGCTGCCGATTGAAGAACAGGATCTAAAATTTATCTTCGATCGTGATATCTACAAGCCACCTACTGACCCTGACAGGCAACAGGCATGGCAAGTGACAGAGAAAATAATTAGCTTAATGCACAATGAGGTGATTGCCAAGAAAGCAGATTTTGCAGTTGTTACTTTGAGCGATAACGCTCCAGCACATCCCGATCCTTCAGTACGCCAAGAATATATGCAAGCATTAGGTGTGGCTGATTTGTTTTATCCAGAAAAGCGGATTAAAGATTTGGGTGAGCGTGAAGGCTTCAGTGTACTCAATCTAGGACCAACTTTTCAGGCTTATGCCGAGCAGAACCACGTTTGCCTACATGGGTTTGACAATGCTGTTCCCTGTGGAGGACATTGGAATGCTTTGGGACATCAGCTGGCAGGAAAAATGATTGCTTCTAAGCTGTGTGAAAAATTTCCTTCTATAGCTACCAATCAGGTGCAATAA
- a CDS encoding acyltransferase has translation MNKKFSQLLNWGQGKHHWSDKVSVNRRIEIKGTNNRVVIASGTKLYNLKIVIYGNDNVLSIGKNCNIDGFMEMFGNGNEIVIGNGTWISENVRLVAHGGTSIRIGERCVIADLTDIRTTDSHSILNAEGDRINPDESIEIGDRVWLTREVMVLKGADIGSDVVIGPRSIITKKIPPNTLAIGIPAKVVRTNITWVVESI, from the coding sequence ATGAATAAGAAGTTTAGTCAACTTCTGAATTGGGGGCAGGGTAAGCATCACTGGTCTGACAAAGTGAGTGTTAATCGACGGATCGAAATTAAAGGAACTAATAACCGCGTTGTTATAGCAAGTGGGACAAAGCTTTACAATCTAAAAATTGTCATTTATGGGAACGACAATGTACTTTCCATCGGAAAAAATTGTAATATTGATGGCTTTATGGAAATGTTCGGTAATGGTAATGAAATTGTAATCGGCAATGGAACATGGATTTCCGAGAATGTGCGTCTGGTTGCACATGGAGGAACAAGCATCAGAATTGGTGAGAGGTGTGTGATAGCTGATTTGACTGACATTCGTACAACAGATAGCCATTCTATTTTGAATGCAGAAGGCGATCGCATTAACCCTGATGAGAGTATTGAAATAGGCGATCGCGTTTGGCTTACCCGCGAAGTGATGGTGTTAAAAGGTGCGGACATCGGTTCTGATGTGGTGATTGGTCCGAGATCGATTATTACCAAAAAAATCCCACCTAACACGCTTGCCATAGGTATTCCTGCCAAGGTAGTGCGGACAAATATCACCTGGGTGGTCGAATCGATATAG
- a CDS encoding SxtJ family membrane protein, with protein MHEIIELDKKGLREFGLVGGLIVAVVFGFVLPILRHHSLSIVPWIIALVLWVWAIVAPATLNFVYQIWMRIGLVLGWIQTRIILGVLFYAILTPMGLIGRLLNRDRLMQRFEPNSPTYRQPSKLRTKESMEKTF; from the coding sequence ATGCACGAGATAATAGAACTTGACAAAAAAGGTTTACGTGAATTCGGACTCGTTGGCGGTTTGATTGTAGCGGTTGTATTCGGTTTTGTATTACCAATATTACGCCATCATTCGCTGTCAATTGTGCCGTGGATCATTGCTCTGGTTCTCTGGGTTTGGGCAATAGTTGCACCTGCGACTTTAAATTTTGTTTACCAAATCTGGATGAGGATTGGACTTGTCCTCGGTTGGATACAAACACGAATTATTTTAGGGGTTTTATTTTATGCAATACTTACCCCAATGGGACTGATCGGGCGGCTGTTGAATCGAGACCGATTGATGCAGCGTTTCGAGCCAAATTCGCCCACTTATCGCCAACCGAGTAAGCTACGAACTAAAGAAAGTATGGAGAAAACATTCTAA
- a CDS encoding DUF5989 family protein, whose protein sequence is MLKDTLDFLKDLGGFIKERQNYWLIPLVVTLVSLGALIVLAQSSAIAPFIYTLF, encoded by the coding sequence ATGCTAAAAGACACTTTGGATTTTCTCAAAGACCTGGGTGGATTTATCAAAGAGCGACAAAACTACTGGCTGATTCCCCTCGTTGTCACTCTGGTATCCTTGGGTGCGCTGATTGTCTTGGCTCAATCTTCGGCGATCGCACCATTTATTTACACGCTATTTTGA
- a CDS encoding class I SAM-dependent methyltransferase, whose protein sequence is MKKITATTYDTVDPYQWVTDVAHEAWKARDREVWTNNIQDLITSDAVILDAGCGLGRLLPRLWSAKKIVLVEPDLKRFLHASVVAKCLINEDQELLKKLQDDDFVQTNEYDRLLQEINSSPLKSEKVHLLNDVMQSKAISQYGTFDLIVCSHIFEHISLDVIQESLAAFYNFLKPNGFLVIFACKSPILYHFRANKEFDHEHILITREEFFDICKNGHSKGLGIRYMPFDMLQTLLANPFNPTLQETFGDEFKSQSEFYQLPTTPLFTIKQWEAYHSEFYTHKTMEVGTYIEVPQIQARLYRPIKPIESVAEILELEHQVNQNEMLKKMYLNDMVVVAKKINGDYSNPI, encoded by the coding sequence ATGAAGAAAATTACTGCTACTACCTACGACACAGTTGACCCATACCAGTGGGTTACAGATGTGGCTCATGAAGCTTGGAAAGCTAGAGATCGGGAAGTTTGGACTAATAACATTCAGGATTTGATTACGTCTGATGCAGTCATTCTTGATGCTGGATGTGGACTAGGAAGACTACTTCCTCGTCTCTGGTCAGCTAAAAAGATTGTCTTGGTTGAACCAGATCTCAAGAGATTCTTGCACGCTTCAGTAGTAGCCAAGTGTCTAATCAACGAAGACCAAGAACTATTAAAAAAATTACAGGATGATGACTTTGTACAAACCAATGAATACGATCGTTTGCTCCAAGAAATCAATTCATCACCACTAAAAAGTGAGAAAGTCCATCTCCTCAATGATGTAATGCAAAGCAAAGCAATATCGCAATATGGTACTTTTGATTTGATCGTTTGTTCGCACATTTTTGAACATATTTCTTTAGACGTTATCCAAGAGAGTCTTGCTGCTTTTTATAACTTTCTCAAACCGAACGGCTTTTTAGTGATATTTGCTTGCAAGTCTCCCATTCTCTATCACTTCCGTGCTAATAAAGAGTTTGATCATGAACATATTCTGATTACACGGGAAGAGTTTTTCGATATTTGTAAAAATGGACATTCCAAAGGGTTAGGGATTCGATACATGCCCTTTGATATGTTGCAAACTCTCCTTGCCAATCCGTTTAATCCGACATTGCAAGAGACATTTGGAGATGAGTTTAAATCTCAATCAGAATTTTATCAACTTCCAACTACACCGCTATTTACCATCAAGCAATGGGAGGCATATCATTCTGAGTTTTATACTCATAAAACTATGGAGGTCGGCACATATATCGAAGTCCCGCAAATTCAAGCCCGTCTCTATCGACCAATCAAACCAATAGAGAGTGTTGCGGAGATATTAGAACTTGAACACCAAGTTAATCAAAATGAGATGTTAAAGAAGATGTATTTGAATGATATGGTCGTGGTTGCTAAGAAAATAAATGGTGATTATAGCAATCCTATTTGA
- a CDS encoding GtrA family protein, whose amino-acid sequence MKSQNYYLEINNLINRLRLSLSWVFVSRLIRFAIVGLSGVFVDLEGFYVLHTLLGWVLTPSAILSTEVAIINNFFWNDVWTFGDMSVQQQLGTQRLQRFFKFNLICFFGLIFNTLIVNFLFYKFEMNEYMAKLIAIICVTLWNFSLNWKVNWQITET is encoded by the coding sequence ATGAAAAGTCAGAATTACTATCTTGAGATTAACAATTTAATAAATCGACTGCGCTTAAGTCTTTCTTGGGTGTTTGTAAGTCGGCTGATTCGTTTTGCGATAGTGGGTTTAAGTGGTGTATTTGTAGACTTGGAAGGATTTTACGTTCTGCATACTCTGTTGGGTTGGGTGTTAACTCCGAGTGCAATACTTTCAACAGAGGTGGCAATCATTAATAATTTTTTCTGGAATGATGTATGGACTTTTGGTGATATGTCTGTTCAGCAACAATTAGGCACTCAGCGGTTGCAACGTTTTTTCAAGTTCAACCTAATTTGTTTTTTTGGACTGATTTTCAATACTTTAATTGTGAATTTTTTGTTTTATAAATTTGAGATGAATGAATATATGGCAAAATTGATAGCAATTATTTGTGTTACCCTATGGAATTTTTCGCTCAACTGGAAGGTAAACTGGCAAATAACGGAAACATAA
- a CDS encoding glycosyltransferase family 39 protein: MDNPQLLASSNPPTWLKILVISLIGLGIFFRFAHLGQKTYCCDESWTSVAISGHTVAELKQEVSHHQGTIPITTFDKYQHINSDRGVADTVNYLITSDPQHPPLYYVMVRLWAQVFGDSPIGVRSLSALINLLIFPSIYWLCLELFESPTVGWVAMALIAVSPLQLFFAQEARQYSLWMVEILVSSAALLRSIRQENKENWAVYTLTLALGLYTHLFTVLVMIAHGIYVVIQQQFSLTKTLLNYLVGTIAAFLMFLPWLIAIVTHLSTALELTSGWAIRRIDNPFELMAIFLIRVSRTFFDLNFTSDRIVFNSLAMEGYLFYSIPTLIFSLFLIIYLILFFVKVPQNKTSLLIFLLGGLPSLLLVIYDLIFGGSRSLQVRYQLPLYLSLEIIVAYVLAFYISQEQTWWQKIGQFIIVGLLIVGLVSDVKFFQAENWWTQSDSKFIKQTSQVINQSEKPLLIINNSPVNLGGILTLSHYLPKVRLLPIADSELLPIPQNYSQILFMQNNSSLFHQLKQDKSYHLKVIKVLNPPPGGLWQFDKVEK; encoded by the coding sequence ATGGACAATCCGCAATTACTAGCTTCATCAAATCCCCCCACTTGGTTAAAAATTTTAGTAATAAGCCTCATCGGGTTAGGCATTTTCTTTCGCTTTGCCCATCTAGGGCAAAAAACATACTGCTGTGATGAATCTTGGACATCCGTAGCAATTTCTGGGCACACGGTAGCCGAGCTAAAACAGGAAGTTTCTCATCATCAAGGCACAATTCCTATTACCACCTTCGATAAATATCAACATATTAATTCAGATCGTGGTGTGGCTGATACAGTGAATTATTTAATCACCTCAGACCCGCAGCATCCCCCATTGTATTATGTAATGGTGAGATTGTGGGCGCAAGTATTTGGAGATTCGCCTATTGGGGTGAGGAGTTTATCAGCACTCATCAATTTGTTGATATTTCCTAGTATATATTGGCTGTGTTTAGAGTTGTTTGAGTCGCCAACTGTGGGATGGGTTGCGATGGCATTAATTGCCGTTTCTCCTTTGCAGCTCTTCTTTGCTCAAGAAGCACGTCAATACAGTTTGTGGATGGTAGAAATTTTAGTATCGAGTGCTGCTTTATTGCGATCTATCAGACAAGAAAATAAAGAAAATTGGGCTGTGTATACCCTCACCTTAGCCTTGGGATTATACACTCATTTATTCACAGTTTTAGTAATGATAGCTCATGGTATTTATGTAGTTATTCAACAACAGTTTAGCTTGACCAAAACCTTACTCAATTATTTAGTTGGTACGATTGCTGCTTTCTTAATGTTTTTACCCTGGTTGATTGCGATCGTCACCCATCTTAGTACAGCACTAGAGCTAACTTCAGGCTGGGCAATAAGAAGAATAGATAATCCCTTCGAGCTAATGGCTATTTTTCTGATTCGAGTTAGCAGAACATTTTTCGATCTGAATTTCACTTCCGATAGAATAGTGTTTAATAGTTTGGCTATGGAAGGTTATTTATTTTATAGTATTCCTACATTAATATTCAGTTTATTTTTGATTATTTACTTGATATTGTTTTTCGTAAAAGTGCCTCAAAATAAAACCAGTTTATTGATTTTTTTATTGGGAGGATTACCAAGTCTATTGTTAGTAATATATGACCTAATTTTTGGAGGAAGTCGCTCCCTTCAAGTTCGCTACCAATTGCCTTTATATCTCAGCCTAGAAATTATTGTAGCCTATGTTCTAGCTTTCTATATTTCCCAAGAACAGACTTGGTGGCAAAAAATCGGTCAATTCATAATAGTGGGATTATTAATAGTCGGGTTAGTTTCTGATGTCAAGTTTTTTCAAGCTGAGAATTGGTGGACACAATCAGATAGTAAATTTATCAAACAAACATCTCAAGTTATCAATCAATCAGAGAAACCTTTACTGATAATTAATAACTCTCCTGTTAATTTAGGAGGAATCTTAACCTTAAGTCATTATTTACCAAAAGTTCGCCTACTTCCAATAGCAGATAGTGAACTGCTGCCGATTCCTCAGAATTATAGTCAGATTTTATTTATGCAAAATAATAGCAGTTTATTTCATCAACTAAAGCAGGATAAAAGCTATCACTTGAAAGTAATTAAAGTACTTAATCCGCCACCTGGAGGTTTGTGGCAATTCGACAAAGTTGAGAAATAG
- a CDS encoding acyltransferase family protein, with amino-acid sequence MHSSNLQKIYGFDYLRAICCIAVVCLHTGLLSLFLNFKNLLNIILYNGFYLAVPIFFQIALVLFFLNRQKNPNYFWKKRFFKILKLYMFWGIFSSLFSLFYQKEMYLNYLSNLRDIKNIMIFLITDGYSNPFYYFFCLLFLTILAELFAFYIDKSKINNDLICYFLLIYSGIIVFLLPLSVIFMGEIFAMLPQAVNPLNFIPYVFSSYLISNYLFQNQPNENSELNTKHIWILIILFICFALFEWKYISHPFLWGGEMNPLPVYSRVSLVFGAWLITLISTKIPSEPHFFIKLFSDLSLGIYCLHTFLGLLLIKFFPLTPNTDILLLFFLTIVLATLLTKYLKNFQIFKDLI; translated from the coding sequence ATGCACAGCTCTAATTTGCAAAAAATTTATGGATTTGATTATCTAAGAGCGATTTGTTGTATTGCTGTTGTTTGTTTACATACAGGTCTTCTGAGCTTATTTTTAAACTTTAAAAATTTATTAAATATCATTCTTTACAACGGATTTTATTTAGCTGTACCAATATTTTTTCAAATAGCCCTTGTTTTGTTCTTTTTAAACAGGCAAAAAAACCCAAATTACTTTTGGAAAAAAAGGTTTTTCAAAATTCTAAAACTTTATATGTTTTGGGGAATATTTTCTAGTTTATTTTCTCTTTTTTATCAAAAGGAGATGTATCTGAATTATCTCAGCAATTTAAGAGATATTAAAAATATTATGATTTTTCTCATAACAGATGGATACTCCAATCCTTTTTATTACTTTTTTTGTTTGTTATTTTTAACGATATTAGCGGAATTATTTGCTTTTTATATTGATAAAAGTAAAATCAACAATGATCTAATATGTTATTTTCTTTTGATATATTCTGGCATAATTGTTTTTCTCTTGCCTTTAAGTGTAATATTTATGGGTGAAATTTTTGCTATGTTACCGCAAGCAGTCAATCCTTTAAACTTTATACCTTACGTTTTTTCCTCATATTTAATTAGCAATTATTTATTTCAAAATCAACCCAATGAGAATTCCGAACTAAATACTAAACATATTTGGATATTAATAATCTTATTTATTTGTTTTGCTCTTTTTGAATGGAAATATATAAGCCATCCCTTTCTATGGGGTGGTGAAATGAATCCTCTACCAGTTTATTCTAGAGTATCTCTAGTTTTTGGTGCTTGGTTGATTACTTTAATTTCTACAAAAATTCCATCTGAACCGCATTTTTTCATCAAATTATTTTCTGATTTATCCTTGGGAATATATTGCTTACATACCTTTTTAGGCTTATTGCTGATTAAGTTTTTTCCACTTACACCTAATACTGACATTTTATTACTTTTTTTTCTTACAATTGTCTTAGCAACGCTGTTAACCAAATATTTAAAAAATTTTCAAATATTTAAAGACCTTATATGA